One segment of Fuscovulum ytuae DNA contains the following:
- a CDS encoding ABC transporter substrate-binding protein, whose protein sequence is MNLNRRSLLKLSAATMAAGTIGLPTFAQQIDELVIAYNVNLPSWDPTVGPSAVNPTIQGIYQSVFDQYILQQPDLSPAPGLLTEWGWNEDRTQVWMTVREGVTWHDGSPFTAEDVAWNLARVANPETGSPIQFVWGTLTNHRVDGNKVIADVAQFDPTIFKWMYFLTGYVLPKAYYEKVGAEGFEAAPIGTGPYMVDKFERNAFVRLKANANYWGGKPDFETVTIKFVPDAAARVAEVESGNSHVTLEMPYEEYDRLKGGPLAGVAAPISDIGMIFLNDIEVMTDPNVRMAAAHAIDKQAIIDRLLSGYGVKIDTLQTPEYDAFDASVSVAYDEAKAVELLAASGYGPDNPVKFKIQTTRGFKPKDYEMIQAIVGLWRRVGIEAEIEVYEIAKHYELRAADQLAPAAFYNWGNSVGDPTTSTGFAMFGPSPHSVWDGEDLIGMIGPLWGEADEAKRIEGWKAVDRYIAENALVIPLLQYVQPILHAPGVAVTPHASGALLPHLMKRA, encoded by the coding sequence ATGAACCTTAACCGACGGAGCCTTCTGAAGCTCTCAGCCGCCACGATGGCCGCAGGCACGATCGGCCTGCCCACTTTCGCGCAACAGATCGACGAACTGGTCATCGCCTATAACGTCAATCTGCCCTCTTGGGACCCGACGGTCGGGCCCAGCGCGGTGAACCCGACGATTCAGGGCATCTATCAGTCGGTCTTTGACCAATACATCCTGCAACAGCCTGACCTGTCGCCCGCCCCCGGCCTGCTGACGGAATGGGGTTGGAACGAGGATCGGACGCAGGTCTGGATGACGGTGCGCGAGGGCGTCACATGGCATGACGGATCGCCCTTCACGGCCGAAGACGTGGCATGGAACCTTGCCCGCGTGGCCAACCCGGAAACCGGCAGCCCGATCCAGTTCGTCTGGGGCACGCTGACCAACCACCGCGTCGACGGCAACAAGGTCATCGCCGATGTGGCGCAGTTCGACCCCACGATTTTCAAGTGGATGTATTTCCTGACCGGCTATGTCCTGCCCAAGGCCTATTACGAAAAGGTGGGCGCCGAAGGGTTCGAGGCCGCGCCCATCGGCACCGGCCCCTATATGGTCGACAAGTTCGAAAGGAACGCCTTCGTCCGCCTGAAGGCCAATGCGAATTACTGGGGCGGGAAGCCCGATTTCGAAACGGTCACGATCAAGTTCGTCCCCGATGCCGCGGCCCGCGTGGCCGAGGTGGAAAGTGGCAACAGCCATGTCACCCTTGAAATGCCCTATGAGGAATATGACCGCCTGAAGGGCGGCCCATTGGCGGGCGTGGCTGCGCCCATCTCGGATATCGGGATGATCTTCCTGAATGATATCGAGGTGATGACCGACCCGAATGTCCGCATGGCTGCGGCCCATGCCATCGACAAACAGGCGATCATCGACCGTCTGCTGTCGGGCTATGGCGTCAAGATCGACACGCTGCAAACCCCGGAATACGACGCCTTCGACGCCTCGGTCAGCGTGGCCTATGACGAGGCGAAGGCCGTAGAACTGCTGGCAGCCTCTGGCTATGGCCCCGACAATCCGGTGAAATTCAAGATCCAGACGACGCGCGGCTTCAAACCCAAGGATTACGAGATGATCCAGGCCATTGTCGGCCTGTGGCGCAGGGTCGGGATCGAGGCCGAGATCGAGGTCTACGAAATCGCCAAACACTACGAACTCCGCGCCGCCGACCAACTGGCCCCCGCCGCCTTCTATAATTGGGGCAATTCGGTGGGTGATCCCACCACCTCGACCGGCTTTGCGATGTTCGGTCCCTCGCCCCATTCCGTCTGGGATGGCGAGGATCTGATCGGCATGATCGGCCCGCTCTGGGGTGAGGCGGATGAGGCCAAGCGGATCGAAGGCTGGAAGGCCGTGGATCGCTATATCGCCGAGAACGCGCTGGTGATCCCACTTTTGCAATATGTCCAGCCGATCCTGCACGCGCCCGGCGTTGCGGTGACGCCGCATGCCTCGGGCGCGCTTTTGCCGCATCTGATGAAACGGGCCTGA
- a CDS encoding indolepyruvate ferredoxin oxidoreductase subunit alpha, translated as MAERSFKAEVAHLRKGEGDTFTGEGILAITKALLENGVGYVGGYQGAPISHLMDVLADAEELLAELGIRFEANANEAAAAAMLAASVHYPIRGAVTFKGSVGVNVASDALANLASSGVNGGALIIVGEDYGEGSSIMQERSHAFAMKSQFWLLDPRPNLPSITKAVRDGFELSEASNTPVMLMVRIRSCHVTGSFATRDNQRPKLTVRDALSNPQSDFARVVLPPMSYAHEQDKIRNRWPNAEKFIRERGLNEVFGPRAAPVGLVLQGGMYNGVIRALQRLGLADIWGNTQVPLYVLNVTYPLLASEFLEFCDGKDQVLVIEEGQPEFIEQQLTTFLYRAGSTVKLRGKGILPMAGEYTGQVMLDGITAFLKEAAPQMLPALVRAPNEDKPQIPDLSKTVPIRPPGFCTGCPERPIFAAMKLVQKETGKLQISADIGCHLFAALPPFEIGGATMGYGLGPAANAAFDGGGERRPVSIIGDGGFWHNGLSSSFTNMAFNKSDGVAVIVDNYYSAATGGQDIMSSRADNPTKATKHPISKALKGIGIDWVREVDRTYDVGRMRDVLREALTTDAPGPKVIVASSECMLNKQRREKPLTQKAIKEGRRVEAPRFGVDEDICTGDHACIRLSGCPSLSLKKLDDPLRDDPVASIDQSCVGCGNCGEVADAAVLCPSFYRADVVHNPTGWEARMAAFRARVISWLQSRRAGRRLTFGGAP; from the coding sequence ATGGCCGAGCGGTCTTTCAAGGCAGAGGTGGCGCATCTGCGCAAGGGCGAGGGGGATACCTTTACCGGCGAAGGTATCCTTGCCATCACCAAGGCGCTTTTGGAAAACGGGGTCGGCTATGTCGGCGGCTATCAGGGCGCGCCGATTTCCCATCTGATGGACGTGCTGGCCGATGCCGAGGAATTGCTGGCCGAGCTTGGCATCCGGTTTGAGGCGAATGCGAATGAGGCGGCCGCGGCGGCCATGTTGGCGGCGAGCGTGCATTATCCGATCCGGGGTGCGGTGACATTCAAGGGATCGGTGGGGGTGAATGTCGCCTCGGACGCGCTGGCCAACCTTGCCTCATCGGGTGTGAATGGCGGCGCCCTGATCATCGTGGGCGAAGATTACGGCGAAGGCTCTTCCATCATGCAAGAGCGGTCCCATGCTTTTGCCATGAAATCGCAGTTCTGGTTGCTGGACCCGCGTCCCAACCTGCCGTCGATCACCAAAGCGGTGAGGGACGGGTTCGAATTGTCAGAGGCGTCCAACACGCCCGTCATGCTGATGGTGCGCATCCGGTCTTGCCATGTGACGGGGTCCTTTGCCACGCGCGACAACCAGCGCCCAAAGCTGACCGTGCGCGACGCGTTGTCGAACCCGCAATCCGATTTCGCCCGCGTCGTGCTGCCGCCGATGTCCTATGCGCATGAGCAGGACAAGATCCGCAACCGCTGGCCCAATGCCGAGAAATTCATCCGCGAGCGCGGCTTGAACGAGGTGTTCGGGCCAAGGGCCGCGCCTGTCGGGCTGGTCTTGCAGGGGGGGATGTATAATGGCGTCATCCGCGCGCTGCAGCGGCTTGGGCTGGCCGATATCTGGGGCAACACGCAGGTTCCGCTTTACGTTCTGAACGTGACCTATCCCCTGCTTGCGTCCGAGTTTTTGGAGTTCTGCGACGGCAAGGATCAGGTGCTGGTGATCGAGGAAGGCCAACCGGAATTCATCGAACAGCAATTGACGACCTTTCTCTATCGCGCGGGGTCCACCGTGAAACTGCGCGGCAAGGGCATCCTGCCGATGGCGGGGGAATATACCGGGCAGGTGATGCTGGACGGGATCACCGCCTTTCTGAAAGAGGCCGCGCCCCAGATGCTCCCCGCGTTGGTGCGCGCACCGAATGAGGACAAACCGCAGATCCCCGACCTGTCGAAAACCGTGCCGATCCGCCCGCCGGGATTTTGCACGGGTTGCCCGGAACGGCCCATCTTTGCCGCGATGAAACTGGTGCAGAAGGAAACCGGCAAGCTTCAGATCAGCGCCGATATCGGCTGCCATCTCTTCGCGGCCTTGCCGCCGTTTGAGATTGGTGGGGCGACCATGGGATATGGCCTTGGCCCCGCCGCCAATGCTGCCTTCGATGGCGGGGGGGAACGGCGGCCTGTGTCCATCATCGGCGATGGCGGGTTCTGGCATAACGGGCTGTCGTCCAGCTTTACCAACATGGCCTTCAACAAATCAGATGGCGTGGCGGTGATCGTGGATAACTATTATTCCGCCGCGACGGGAGGGCAGGACATCATGTCCTCCCGTGCCGACAATCCGACGAAGGCCACGAAACACCCGATTTCCAAGGCGCTGAAGGGTATTGGGATCGATTGGGTGCGCGAGGTGGATCGGACCTATGACGTGGGTCGCATGCGCGACGTGCTGCGCGAGGCGCTGACAACGGACGCGCCGGGGCCGAAGGTCATCGTTGCCTCATCCGAATGCATGCTGAACAAGCAGCGGCGGGAAAAACCCCTGACCCAGAAGGCGATCAAGGAGGGGCGTCGGGTCGAGGCACCGCGTTTCGGCGTGGATGAGGATATCTGTACGGGCGATCACGCCTGTATCCGGCTGTCGGGCTGCCCGTCCTTGTCCTTGAAAAAGCTGGATGATCCCCTGCGCGATGATCCGGTGGCCAGCATCGACCAGTCCTGCGTGGGTTGCGGCAATTGCGGCGAGGTGGCGGATGCGGCGGTGCTGTGCCCGTCTTTCTACCGCGCCGATGTGGTCCATAACCCGACGGGGTGGGAGGCGCGGATGGCCGCGTTCCGCGCCCGGGTGATCAGCTGGTTGCAATCGCGCCGCGCAGGGCGGCGGTTGACATTCGGGGGGGCGCCATGA
- a CDS encoding MarR family winged helix-turn-helix transcriptional regulator produces MTDQSPPEKPPASLPRLGEIGLTNYAPYLMNRIMGRYNASLRDEMAGLGLTTPKMRALAVLSVIEGPLIRELAVYSVVEQSTLSRALDQLAGEGLIRREADTTDSRATRVYISEAGRTTFETLWPRMAEAQARMFRGIPEEERRAFVATLQKMLTNIRKHEI; encoded by the coding sequence ATGACGGACCAATCGCCCCCCGAAAAGCCCCCCGCCAGCCTGCCCCGTTTGGGTGAGATCGGGCTTACGAATTATGCGCCTTACCTGATGAACCGCATCATGGGGCGGTATAATGCAAGCCTCCGGGATGAGATGGCGGGTCTGGGCCTGACCACGCCCAAGATGCGGGCCTTGGCCGTGCTGTCGGTGATCGAGGGGCCGCTGATCCGGGAACTTGCTGTCTATTCGGTGGTGGAACAGTCCACCCTGTCGCGCGCGCTGGACCAGTTGGCGGGCGAAGGTTTGATCCGGCGCGAAGCGGATACCACCGACAGCCGCGCGACGCGGGTCTATATTTCCGAGGCGGGCCGCACGACGTTCGAAACGCTCTGGCCCCGGATGGCCGAGGCGCAGGCGCGTATGTTCAGGGGCATACCTGAAGAGGAGCGACGTGCCTTTGTCGCCACGCTGCAAAAGATGCTGACCAATATCCGCAAGCACGAGATTTGA
- a CDS encoding cyclase family protein: MTSASVLSSLAGMLASGGIEVVDCSGVLGPETPLLKLPPDFAKDTPPIKIHRISEYDKDGPFWAWNWLELGEHSGTHFDAPHHWITGKDYADGYTDTLDVQRLVAPVNVLDFSAECAADPDFLLTIDHVTAWEAKHGAIGKGEWVVLRSDWDKRAHDEALFLNANETGPHTPGPTAEVIEYLLGKGIVGWGSQCIGTDAGQAGGMTPPFPAHNLLHKHNCFGLASLANLDKLPAKGAILIAAPLKIKQGTGSPIRALALVPRA, encoded by the coding sequence ATGACCTCTGCAAGCGTGCTTTCATCCTTGGCGGGGATGCTCGCCTCGGGCGGGATTGAGGTGGTGGATTGCTCGGGCGTGCTTGGCCCGGAAACGCCCCTTCTGAAGCTGCCGCCGGATTTCGCCAAGGACACCCCGCCAATCAAGATTCACCGCATCAGCGAATATGACAAGGACGGGCCGTTCTGGGCGTGGAACTGGCTGGAACTGGGCGAACATAGCGGCACCCATTTCGATGCGCCGCATCACTGGATCACCGGCAAGGACTACGCCGACGGCTACACCGATACGCTGGATGTGCAGCGGCTGGTGGCACCTGTGAACGTTCTGGATTTCAGCGCGGAATGCGCCGCCGACCCGGATTTCCTGCTGACCATCGACCATGTGACGGCATGGGAGGCCAAGCATGGCGCGATCGGCAAGGGCGAATGGGTCGTCCTGCGGTCCGATTGGGACAAGCGCGCGCATGACGAGGCGCTGTTCCTGAACGCCAACGAAACCGGGCCGCATACGCCGGGGCCGACGGCAGAGGTGATCGAATACCTGCTCGGCAAGGGTATCGTCGGCTGGGGCAGCCAGTGCATCGGCACCGATGCGGGGCAGGCGGGCGGGATGACGCCGCCCTTCCCGGCGCATAACCTGTTGCACAAGCATAATTGTTTCGGTCTGGCTTCGCTTGCCAATCTGGACAAGCTGCCCGCCAAGGGCGCGATCCTGATTGCGGCACCGCTCAAGATCAAGCAGGGGACAGGCTCGCCCATCCGCGCGCTGGCGCTGGTTCCGCGGGCCTAA
- a CDS encoding phytoene desaturase family protein produces MGTEFDAILIGAGHNTLAAALHLSAKGWRVGVFEQASVAGGAVKSGEYTLPGFRHDWAAMNLSLFAGSAFFKAYGAELGRHGCDFMPVNRPFASSFPDGTWAGVSTDMAETLAAFRALSRADAEKWQALVARFGEEAPHLFGLLGSPMKLRALAYFAFKTLRAKGASGTLDFGRFLLSSPRAWLEETFEHPHIRAMLAAWGMHLDFAPDVAGGAMFPYLEGMAGQAFGMALGKGGADVIIRALTSAIAARGGVVETGAPVARILRDGIRATGVELADGRRITAGRAVIAGVAPKALARLTGGTTPAFDAAMDKFRHAPGTMMIHLAMDALPDWRAASALQGFAYVHLAPSLDQMARTYQQAQAGLLPDEPILVVGQPTVFDPARAPDGKHILWVQVRMAPGTITGDAKGEISATDWPSAAAPFADRALAILEAHAPGTRTKIIGQRIVTPLELEADNPNLIGGDQVCGSHHLSQHFLFRPARGHADGSTPVQGLHLTGAAVWPGAGTGAGSGYLLAQNLAGQ; encoded by the coding sequence ATGGGCACAGAGTTCGACGCAATCCTGATCGGGGCGGGCCACAACACGCTGGCCGCCGCCTTGCACCTGTCGGCCAAAGGCTGGCGGGTGGGCGTGTTCGAACAGGCCTCCGTCGCGGGCGGTGCGGTCAAGAGCGGGGAATATACGCTGCCGGGGTTCCGCCATGACTGGGCAGCGATGAACCTGTCTCTCTTTGCGGGAAGTGCGTTTTTCAAGGCATATGGGGCAGAACTTGGCCGTCACGGATGCGATTTCATGCCCGTGAACCGCCCCTTCGCCTCATCCTTCCCGGATGGCACATGGGCGGGTGTTTCGACCGACATGGCCGAAACACTGGCCGCCTTCCGCGCCCTCTCGCGCGCCGATGCGGAGAAGTGGCAAGCGCTTGTCGCGCGATTCGGGGAAGAGGCGCCGCATCTTTTCGGCCTTCTCGGATCGCCGATGAAATTGCGTGCGCTTGCATATTTCGCCTTCAAGACATTGCGCGCCAAAGGGGCCAGCGGCACCTTGGATTTCGGGCGTTTCCTGCTGTCTTCACCACGCGCTTGGCTAGAGGAAACCTTTGAACATCCCCATATCCGCGCCATGCTGGCAGCCTGGGGGATGCATCTCGACTTCGCTCCCGATGTCGCGGGGGGCGCGATGTTTCCCTATCTTGAAGGCATGGCAGGGCAGGCTTTCGGCATGGCGCTGGGCAAAGGGGGCGCGGATGTGATCATCCGGGCGCTGACCTCTGCCATCGCGGCGCGTGGCGGGGTGGTGGAAACCGGGGCACCTGTCGCCCGCATCCTGCGGGATGGCATCCGTGCGACCGGGGTAGAACTTGCCGATGGCCGCCGCATCACGGCCGGCCGCGCCGTGATTGCCGGGGTCGCGCCAAAGGCACTTGCGCGGCTGACGGGGGGTACGACGCCCGCCTTTGATGCCGCGATGGACAAATTCCGCCACGCCCCCGGGACAATGATGATCCACCTTGCGATGGACGCCCTGCCAGATTGGCGCGCGGCGTCCGCATTGCAAGGCTTTGCCTATGTCCACCTTGCCCCCAGCCTTGATCAGATGGCGCGCACCTATCAGCAGGCGCAAGCGGGGCTGCTGCCGGATGAACCGATCCTCGTTGTGGGCCAACCTACGGTTTTTGATCCCGCACGCGCGCCGGACGGCAAGCATATCCTTTGGGTTCAGGTCCGCATGGCCCCCGGCACGATTACGGGCGATGCCAAGGGTGAGATTTCGGCAACCGACTGGCCCAGCGCCGCCGCGCCTTTCGCCGATCGTGCGCTGGCGATCCTTGAGGCGCATGCCCCCGGTACGCGGACCAAGATCATCGGCCAGCGCATCGTGACGCCGCTGGAGCTTGAGGCCGACAACCCTAACCTCATCGGCGGCGATCAGGTCTGTGGCAGTCACCACCTGTCACAGCATTTCCTTTTCCGTCCCGCGCGCGGCCATGCCGATGGGTCCACGCCCGTGCAGGGCCTGCACCTGACCGGGGCCGCCGTCTGGCCCGGCGCGGGCACCGGGGCGGGATCTGGGTATTTACTGGCCCAAAACCTTGCCGGACAGTGA
- a CDS encoding phytoene desaturase family protein, with translation MRPDHVIIGSGINALVAGAMLALKGDRVLLLERAAVPGGCLRTEEITLPGFRHDVMAATWVLFMTSPAGAALGPHLARHGFDYAHTSHPTAVLRPDGSALVLTMDRARNVAAFNALSPGDGDAHGRDVGGVEADAPFLFALLGGALWSWPMAKLLWGQVRKRGLRGLAAWFGRALVPARGWLETTYASPLVRALYAPWVLHCGLTPESTYSGQMGKVIAFALEAAGAPVVKGGSGAGVAAFRALIEEKGGEIRCNADVDRIIVKDGHVRGVALAGGEEIACGSVLASVAPGQLQGRLLREVNLPEDQAAAETFRHGRGNFQLHYALDRHPEWLSPGLDDVALIHLADGIDSVSKASNEAERGMLPAVPTICVGQPHRLDPSRCPEGKAVLWLQIPDAPRVVKGDAAGEVATDGAWSDTVREAFADRIETILAQHIKDFDAIKLARRAYSPADLEAMNINLVGGDPYGGLCTIDQFFIFRPYAHSTNGTGLVRGLRHIGASTHPGPGLGGGSGFLAAKALGA, from the coding sequence ATGCGGCCGGATCACGTCATCATCGGGTCTGGGATCAATGCGCTGGTCGCTGGGGCGATGCTGGCGCTGAAGGGGGACCGCGTGCTTTTGTTGGAGCGCGCGGCGGTGCCGGGTGGTTGTCTGCGGACCGAAGAGATCACCCTCCCCGGTTTCCGGCATGATGTGATGGCGGCGACATGGGTTCTGTTCATGACATCGCCTGCGGGGGCCGCGCTTGGCCCCCATTTGGCGCGGCATGGGTTCGACTATGCCCATACTTCACATCCGACCGCCGTGCTGCGCCCTGATGGATCGGCACTGGTCCTTACGATGGATCGGGCGCGGAACGTGGCGGCCTTCAACGCGCTGTCGCCGGGGGATGGTGACGCCCACGGTCGCGACGTGGGTGGGGTAGAGGCGGATGCACCTTTCCTTTTTGCGCTGCTGGGCGGTGCGCTTTGGTCTTGGCCCATGGCGAAATTGCTGTGGGGGCAGGTGCGCAAGCGGGGCTTGCGGGGGCTTGCCGCATGGTTTGGCCGCGCGCTGGTTCCGGCGCGCGGGTGGTTGGAGACGACCTATGCATCCCCCCTTGTGCGGGCGCTTTATGCGCCTTGGGTGCTGCATTGCGGGCTGACGCCGGAAAGCACCTATTCCGGCCAGATGGGTAAGGTCATCGCCTTCGCATTAGAGGCCGCCGGGGCGCCGGTTGTGAAAGGCGGATCGGGGGCGGGGGTCGCGGCCTTTCGCGCTTTGATCGAGGAAAAGGGCGGCGAGATCCGCTGCAATGCAGATGTGGACCGGATCATCGTGAAAGATGGCCATGTGCGGGGCGTGGCGCTGGCGGGCGGGGAAGAGATCGCCTGCGGGTCCGTCCTTGCGTCGGTCGCGCCGGGGCAGTTGCAGGGGCGACTGCTGCGCGAGGTGAACCTGCCAGAGGATCAGGCGGCAGCGGAGACTTTCCGGCATGGGCGGGGGAATTTCCAACTGCATTATGCGCTGGATCGCCATCCCGAATGGCTTTCGCCGGGGCTGGACGATGTGGCACTGATCCATCTTGCAGATGGGATCGACAGCGTGTCGAAAGCATCGAATGAGGCGGAACGGGGGATGCTGCCCGCCGTCCCCACGATCTGTGTGGGCCAACCGCATCGGTTGGACCCTTCGCGCTGCCCAGAGGGGAAAGCCGTGCTTTGGCTGCAAATCCCTGATGCGCCGCGCGTGGTAAAGGGCGACGCGGCGGGCGAGGTTGCCACCGATGGCGCGTGGTCAGACACTGTGCGCGAGGCCTTTGCCGACCGGATCGAGACGATCCTTGCCCAGCATATCAAGGATTTCGATGCCATCAAACTGGCCCGCCGGGCCTATTCCCCAGCCGATCTTGAGGCGATGAACATCAACCTTGTCGGTGGCGATCCCTATGGCGGGCTATGCACGATCGACCAGTTCTTCATTTTCCGCCCCTATGCCCATTCCACCAATGGCACAGGGCTGGTGCGGGGCTTGCGTCATATCGGGGCGTCCACCCATCCCGGCCCCGGCCTTGGCGGCGGGTCGGGGTTCCTTGCGGCAAAGGCGTTGGGCGCATGA